The following coding sequences are from one Pigmentibacter sp. JX0631 window:
- a CDS encoding PAS domain S-box protein, whose protein sequence is MLIKNFSKKKDSRIKGLWEQFDSNPEFQLLFNSMSEGIVVQNENGVIIQNNPAALEILGLTADQLYGRTSFDPNWKAIKEDGTPFPGEEHPAIVSLRTGKPVLNVIMGLKLPTGTMRWIKINAITIKNIERKRVLSAFTDITNQFKMNKELDFISQNLKNLFFIIGSNDIIDKTEVIFQNKEIFNFLNDSFILYVTDKKGNIVNVNENFVKISGFSKEELLGNNFSILNSNMHEKEFFKQLWSTILEGKTWKGQINNAKKDKTIFVLEVIIFPLKNLKGEIINFLAFSNDVTYQALNTIRLIEAQKTAKIGSWEFNLENFLQIWSDEHYRIFEISPNQSPEKLYQMYRSKIHPEDLNQLDLHINKAIKEGTGFVFNHRVLLDGGKRIKYVQGIAKVIKDQNNHAKFLIGTCQDRSEFIKLQEENKLLLKMLKIGIWKYSIKESKFFWDNLMYELYEISADDFDGNFQTWLNFIKYDKDIIAENFKKNLSSDLEYYSNFEIKMKFSNRKFIGNRAIKIKEEFSEETYLYGISWDDTGGSLKEIELLKQKDFIEKILYNIPCMIFVKDYQDNLKFKVFNKAGENFLGVSSSDFIGKTDYDFFPKDQADFFISKDKQVFIDKNVIEIPKEEISTKFGKKWLRTFKVPTFDNYGNPNLLIGLSFDITNELIQQENLKKLIDENAAILRSTKLAIITTDLCGVILRYNEEAKRILQYENHEVLNKFNVTKFFVTSEISNLAIEHSDTNKDCLENNFSIIICEAKKEIFEERKWNFIKKDGSRVLVSINFSPLKNSENVIYGYMLIAKDLTDELLMQRKLDEERTKAIHNSKLMSLGELSAGIMHEINNPLSIISSSIQLLKKSKDNQEQFEQRCMQIDKSVQRILKIVAGLKRFSRSNSNDLRELIYLSDVINEVVIIMNAKIKDNSVDLRINVVSEGKIEGDFVELEQVLINLISNAADAIKKLPDKWITINLFNDDFEKEVVLQIIDSGAGISEEIKEKIFNPFFTTKEKGEGTGLGLSISKSIIERHKGILLVNTKFKNTCFEIRLPKAVYNE, encoded by the coding sequence TTGCTAATAAAAAATTTTTCCAAGAAGAAAGACTCTCGTATTAAAGGGTTATGGGAGCAGTTTGATAGTAATCCCGAATTTCAATTGTTGTTTAATTCAATGAGTGAGGGAATTGTTGTTCAAAATGAAAATGGAGTTATAATCCAAAATAATCCTGCTGCATTAGAAATTTTAGGTCTTACTGCAGACCAACTTTATGGGCGAACCTCTTTTGATCCGAATTGGAAAGCTATCAAAGAAGATGGAACTCCTTTTCCAGGAGAAGAGCATCCGGCAATAGTTTCATTGCGAACTGGAAAACCAGTTCTAAATGTTATTATGGGACTTAAATTGCCAACAGGAACAATGCGTTGGATAAAAATTAATGCTATAACAATTAAAAATATTGAAAGAAAAAGAGTTCTATCAGCATTTACGGATATTACAAATCAATTCAAAATGAATAAAGAACTTGATTTCATTTCGCAGAACTTAAAAAATCTTTTTTTTATAATAGGATCAAATGACATTATTGATAAAACTGAAGTTATATTTCAGAATAAAGAAATATTTAATTTTCTTAATGATAGTTTTATTCTTTACGTCACTGATAAAAAAGGAAATATAGTTAATGTAAATGAAAATTTTGTGAAAATATCAGGTTTTTCAAAAGAAGAACTGCTTGGCAATAATTTTAGTATTTTAAATTCAAATATGCATGAGAAAGAGTTTTTTAAACAATTGTGGTCTACAATTTTAGAAGGTAAAACTTGGAAAGGGCAAATTAATAATGCGAAGAAAGATAAAACAATTTTCGTTTTAGAGGTTATTATTTTTCCTTTAAAAAACCTAAAGGGAGAAATTATAAATTTTTTAGCTTTTAGCAATGATGTTACTTATCAAGCCCTCAATACAATTCGATTAATTGAAGCGCAAAAAACTGCAAAAATAGGATCTTGGGAGTTTAATTTAGAAAATTTTTTACAAATCTGGTCTGATGAGCACTACAGAATTTTTGAAATATCTCCAAATCAAAGTCCCGAAAAATTATATCAAATGTATAGAAGTAAAATTCATCCAGAAGACTTAAATCAACTTGACTTACACATAAACAAAGCTATTAAAGAAGGAACAGGATTTGTTTTTAATCACAGAGTTTTACTTGATGGTGGCAAAAGAATAAAATATGTCCAAGGGATTGCAAAAGTAATTAAAGATCAAAATAATCATGCAAAATTTTTGATCGGCACTTGTCAAGATAGAAGTGAGTTTATCAAACTTCAAGAAGAAAATAAGCTATTACTAAAAATGTTGAAAATTGGTATTTGGAAGTATAGTATCAAAGAAAGTAAGTTTTTTTGGGATAATTTAATGTATGAACTATATGAAATTTCGGCAGATGATTTTGATGGTAATTTTCAAACATGGCTAAATTTTATTAAATACGATAAAGACATAATTGCAGAAAATTTTAAAAAAAACTTATCAAGTGATTTAGAATACTATTCAAATTTTGAAATTAAAATGAAGTTTTCAAACAGAAAATTTATTGGAAATCGAGCCATAAAAATAAAGGAAGAATTTTCAGAAGAAACTTATTTATATGGCATTAGTTGGGATGATACTGGAGGGTCACTGAAAGAAATTGAGCTTTTAAAACAAAAAGATTTTATCGAAAAAATTTTATATAATATACCTTGCATGATTTTTGTGAAAGATTATCAAGATAATTTAAAATTTAAAGTTTTTAATAAAGCTGGAGAAAATTTTTTAGGGGTATCAAGCTCTGACTTTATTGGAAAAACAGATTATGATTTTTTTCCTAAAGATCAAGCAGATTTTTTTATAAGCAAAGATAAACAAGTATTTATTGATAAAAATGTAATTGAAATACCAAAAGAAGAGATTAGTACAAAATTTGGTAAAAAATGGCTTAGAACATTTAAGGTTCCAACTTTCGACAATTATGGGAATCCTAATTTGTTAATAGGACTTTCCTTCGACATAACTAATGAACTTATACAACAAGAAAATTTGAAAAAATTGATAGATGAAAATGCAGCAATTTTAAGGAGTACAAAGCTTGCTATTATAACTACAGATTTATGCGGAGTTATTTTAAGATACAATGAGGAAGCAAAACGAATTTTACAATATGAAAATCATGAAGTTCTGAATAAATTCAATGTTACTAAATTTTTTGTAACTAGTGAAATAAGTAATTTGGCTATTGAACATTCAGATACAAATAAAGATTGTTTAGAAAATAATTTTTCTATAATTATTTGTGAAGCAAAAAAAGAAATATTTGAAGAAAGAAAATGGAATTTTATTAAAAAAGATGGAAGTAGAGTCTTAGTTAGTATAAATTTTTCTCCGCTAAAAAATAGTGAAAATGTTATTTATGGATATATGTTAATTGCAAAAGATCTAACTGATGAATTGTTAATGCAACGTAAATTAGATGAAGAAAGGACAAAGGCTATACACAACTCAAAACTTATGTCTTTAGGGGAGTTATCAGCCGGTATTATGCATGAAATAAATAATCCATTATCAATTATTTCATCTAGCATACAGCTTTTGAAAAAAAGTAAAGATAATCAAGAGCAATTTGAACAACGATGTATGCAAATTGATAAATCTGTACAAAGAATTTTAAAAATAGTTGCCGGTTTAAAAAGATTTTCTCGTTCTAATTCTAATGATTTGCGAGAGTTAATTTATCTTTCAGATGTAATTAATGAAGTAGTAATAATCATGAATGCAAAAATAAAGGATAATTCAGTTGATCTTAGAATAAATGTTGTTTCAGAAGGAAAAATAGAAGGTGACTTTGTTGAATTAGAACAAGTTTTAATAAATTTAATAAGCAATGCAGCTGATGCAATAAAGAAACTGCCAGATAAATGGATTACAATTAATTTATTTAATGATGATTTTGAAAAAGAAGTAGTATTACAAATTATTGATTCAGGTGCAGGTATTTCTGAAGAAATTAAAGAAAAAATATTTAATCCTTTTTTTACAACTAAAGAAAAAGGAGAAGGAACAGGTCTTGGTTTATCAATATCAAAATCAATTATTGAGAGGCATAAAGGTATCCTTTTGGTTAATACAAAATTTAAAAATACTTGCTTTGAAATTCGCTTACCTAAAGCTGTTTATAATGAATAA
- a CDS encoding EI24 domain-containing protein, translating into MSIAVFKQLLLGFKSPIYSVKFFKHNKAMLFLGIAPHLINVVIYFWIVRNIILAKWLIPLFHSLAQKWEGSFFSPLFNTTFLELFVWILGVLLYGIFGTSFVNAVASPVYDLIAQNAYEKFSRKKVPKQTFMDFIDSIISEITKAVIIFSLFILSFFVQFFAPVVFFFAIWYLGWNNIDRTLLLLNLPLKKRILFGIKHWGLCVGLGVWCYIPIFGTLMAFSFAASGAIIYAHFENDI; encoded by the coding sequence ATGTCTATCGCAGTATTTAAACAACTACTTTTGGGATTCAAGTCCCCTATTTATTCTGTCAAATTTTTTAAACATAATAAAGCAATGCTTTTTTTAGGCATCGCTCCTCATTTGATCAATGTAGTAATCTACTTTTGGATTGTTAGAAATATTATTTTAGCAAAATGGCTTATTCCTTTATTCCATTCGCTTGCACAAAAGTGGGAAGGAAGTTTTTTTAGTCCACTATTTAATACAACTTTTTTAGAACTGTTTGTTTGGATTTTGGGAGTTTTACTCTATGGGATATTTGGAACTTCCTTTGTAAATGCTGTTGCAAGTCCTGTTTATGACTTAATAGCACAAAATGCTTATGAAAAATTTTCTCGAAAAAAAGTACCTAAACAAACTTTCATGGATTTTATAGATAGTATCATCTCAGAAATTACAAAAGCGGTTATTATCTTTTCGCTTTTTATCCTTTCTTTCTTTGTCCAATTTTTTGCACCAGTGGTTTTTTTCTTTGCAATTTGGTATTTAGGTTGGAATAATATTGATAGAACATTACTTTTACTAAATTTACCTTTGAAGAAAAGAATTTTATTTGGAATAAAACATTGGGGTCTTTGCGTAGGTTTAGGAGTTTGGTGCTACATCCCAATTTTTGGTACATTAATGGCATTTAGTTTTGCCGCTTCAGGCGCAATAATTTATGCGCATTTTGAAAATGATATTTAA
- a CDS encoding DNA translocase FtsK, which translates to MASSTELKNKASIHKITPKNVTEDREYLKEYVHVLLLGITFCAFISIITYNPSDPSSFNISSHSYQNSHTASNTFGLLGASIADWSFQVFGLGSMVFSMVFIIQLLNTFRRPRQKSRFALRVLGYPQLILCYLSIMSIILPSLHFRGVEIYSGGILGHLISSFFLTYIGKSGSIIALTFLGTASLTLALGIRPLTTLSYLFSLFPSKATKNISKAFAEGQIDSGYSSDNETAQNQTKVTVLKTKPQEHQPTIGEEQQNTFFQSDITFANISPNTSFLINKKDFDHLLSKLDYHKSSSQKKQPEVEAQKLRAEARLIEEKLATFGVKGSVLKSQNGPVINLHEFEPASGIKVNKVLALQDDLTLALKAQSVLIGLQPGKSSLGIELPASIRETVSLKEIMESPLFQNPNIPLPVALGKNVDGSLLISDLSSMPHLLVAGSTGSGKSVCINVMLLSLMISKTPRQLRLLLVDPKMLELSIYDGIGHLLMPVVTEPDKAAGALKWAIEEMDRRYRLMKNYQVRNILAYNNAVTNGEIKQTDPKQPKLDLLPYIVVVVDELSDLMMTSPKDVEDSIQRLAQKARAAGIHLILATQRPSVDVLTGVIKANLPCRLSFQVASRHDSRTIIENIGAERLLGKGDMLFLPPGISKVVRAQCAFVADKEINTLSNELKKLYPPIYEANVIQDIERVSKDLVRQKSDKLSEIGTLTSFNENETMDENTLYEKAVEFAREAGNVSTSSIQREFRIGYNRAARIMDRMILEGIVGQAEATGKPRPVIKRF; encoded by the coding sequence ATGGCCTCTTCAACTGAGTTAAAAAATAAAGCTTCAATCCATAAAATTACGCCTAAAAATGTAACAGAAGATAGAGAATATTTAAAAGAGTATGTCCATGTCTTACTTTTAGGAATTACGTTTTGTGCTTTTATTTCAATTATAACTTACAACCCATCCGATCCAAGTTCATTTAATATTAGCTCGCATTCATACCAAAATTCCCACACAGCGTCGAATACATTTGGTCTTCTTGGTGCTTCAATTGCAGATTGGAGTTTTCAAGTTTTTGGTCTTGGTTCCATGGTCTTTTCAATGGTGTTTATTATACAATTACTAAATACTTTTCGCAGACCAAGGCAAAAGAGTAGATTTGCTTTAAGAGTTCTTGGTTATCCTCAATTAATCCTTTGTTATTTAAGTATCATGTCAATTATTCTACCATCATTACATTTCAGAGGAGTTGAAATTTATTCAGGTGGTATATTAGGCCATTTAATATCAAGCTTTTTTCTTACTTATATTGGGAAATCGGGAAGCATTATTGCCTTAACTTTTTTAGGAACAGCAAGTTTAACTTTAGCATTAGGGATTCGACCTTTAACTACTCTTTCTTATTTGTTTTCTCTATTTCCCTCAAAAGCAACTAAAAATATCAGTAAAGCTTTTGCAGAAGGTCAAATTGATTCAGGATATTCTTCTGATAACGAAACTGCGCAAAATCAAACAAAAGTAACAGTATTAAAAACAAAGCCGCAAGAACATCAACCTACAATTGGGGAAGAACAACAAAATACCTTCTTTCAATCTGATATTACATTTGCAAATATTTCTCCAAATACTTCTTTTTTAATTAATAAAAAAGATTTTGATCATTTACTTTCAAAATTAGACTATCACAAATCATCAAGTCAAAAGAAACAACCTGAAGTTGAAGCGCAAAAATTAAGGGCTGAAGCAAGACTTATTGAAGAAAAATTAGCTACTTTTGGCGTAAAAGGTTCTGTTCTTAAAAGTCAAAACGGTCCTGTAATAAATTTACATGAATTTGAACCTGCGTCTGGAATTAAAGTGAATAAAGTTCTTGCATTACAAGATGATTTAACTTTAGCACTTAAGGCTCAAAGTGTTTTGATTGGATTACAGCCTGGTAAAAGTTCTTTAGGTATAGAACTTCCTGCATCAATCAGAGAAACAGTCTCTTTAAAGGAGATAATGGAATCCCCCTTGTTTCAAAATCCAAATATTCCTTTGCCTGTTGCTTTAGGAAAAAATGTGGATGGCTCGCTCCTTATTTCAGATTTATCTTCAATGCCTCATCTTTTGGTCGCAGGTTCCACCGGTTCAGGAAAGAGTGTTTGCATTAATGTTATGCTTCTTAGTTTAATGATCAGTAAAACTCCTAGACAACTTCGGTTATTATTAGTTGATCCAAAAATGCTAGAATTATCCATTTATGATGGAATTGGGCATTTACTTATGCCTGTGGTAACAGAACCAGATAAAGCTGCAGGAGCATTAAAATGGGCTATTGAAGAAATGGACAGGCGTTATAGGTTGATGAAAAATTATCAAGTAAGAAATATTTTGGCCTACAATAATGCTGTTACTAATGGTGAAATTAAGCAAACGGACCCAAAACAGCCGAAATTAGATTTACTACCATATATTGTTGTCGTAGTAGATGAATTGAGTGATCTTATGATGACATCTCCAAAAGATGTGGAAGACAGCATTCAGCGCTTAGCGCAAAAAGCTAGAGCCGCAGGAATTCATTTAATTTTAGCAACGCAAAGACCTAGTGTAGATGTCTTAACAGGTGTCATAAAAGCAAATTTACCATGTCGCTTAAGTTTTCAGGTGGCTTCAAGACACGATAGTCGCACAATTATTGAAAATATTGGAGCAGAACGTCTTTTAGGAAAAGGTGACATGCTTTTCTTACCGCCTGGAATAAGTAAAGTAGTTCGTGCGCAATGTGCGTTTGTTGCTGATAAAGAAATAAATACTCTATCTAACGAATTAAAGAAATTATACCCACCTATTTATGAAGCAAATGTAATTCAAGATATTGAAAGAGTTTCTAAGGATCTTGTAAGACAAAAATCTGACAAACTAAGCGAAATTGGTACACTCACAAGTTTTAATGAAAATGAGACTATGGACGAGAATACATTGTATGAAAAGGCTGTAGAATTTGCACGTGAAGCTGGAAATGTGAGTACATCAAGTATTCAGAGAGAATTCCGAATAGGTTATAATCGAGCAGCACGTATAATGGATAGAATGATATTAGAAGGTATTGTTGGTCAGGCTGAAGCGACAGGAAAACCTCGACCGGTAATTAAGCGTTTTTGA
- a CDS encoding helix-turn-helix transcriptional regulator — MSINQAAYPNDKNALGVSYETAALIGKRLRQAREVKRLSPSQVSARVKIRDRYIEAIEIGDWDVLPPGLNGRGLIRLYARELNVAIPEFETFHHLQTVMVERQSESLMQASSKKSKYHPAAEESAEIIRSISRSDFQKGINLDPDNSNHSPQNSAEESNSAAKVYSRNTGNFGANRSAHGSHTNIVTPNIYDVLGIQVENKAVSAKSAEKTHISKAQPEIKMNVNYQTLPTAEPVKIEQIIPKNVQKVEEVAEESMVSESAYQESQKENTFIEKEPIYGNNKTKQQEEVLRKKLIDFNPLQILVLLSFVIIFIFLSLFLYSRNNSQVKVTNLSAKQIENEVGDSEPLPNSLVESNIPVLKETDKVTKAQPQTKTSTEEDASKSTPNLTPQSINSAEKNKVALDIERIAKLNIAGKVNLVVEADGQQIFSGVHSAGVLDIPFKTKAEIVISDSSKVSLIYEGINHGVMGYAGRKRKILLNAKPYVE, encoded by the coding sequence ATGAGCATAAACCAAGCCGCATACCCTAACGATAAAAATGCACTTGGTGTTTCTTATGAAACGGCGGCTTTGATCGGCAAACGTCTCCGTCAAGCGAGAGAAGTTAAAAGATTATCCCCATCTCAAGTTTCAGCACGCGTGAAAATTAGAGATCGCTATATTGAAGCGATAGAAATTGGCGATTGGGATGTTCTTCCTCCCGGATTAAACGGGCGAGGTTTGATACGTTTGTATGCTAGAGAACTCAATGTTGCTATTCCTGAATTTGAAACTTTTCACCACTTACAAACTGTTATGGTTGAACGTCAATCTGAAAGCTTAATGCAGGCATCATCAAAAAAATCTAAATATCATCCTGCCGCAGAAGAATCTGCAGAAATTATTCGTTCTATTTCACGGAGTGATTTTCAAAAAGGAATTAACTTAGATCCAGATAACTCAAATCATTCTCCGCAAAATTCAGCTGAGGAAAGTAATTCTGCTGCTAAAGTATACTCAAGAAATACAGGAAATTTTGGGGCAAATAGATCTGCACATGGAAGTCATACAAATATCGTAACACCTAATATTTATGATGTTCTCGGCATTCAAGTAGAAAATAAAGCTGTTTCTGCAAAAAGTGCTGAGAAAACCCATATTTCTAAGGCACAACCAGAAATAAAAATGAATGTAAATTATCAGACACTACCGACGGCTGAACCTGTGAAAATTGAACAGATTATTCCAAAAAATGTGCAGAAAGTTGAAGAAGTCGCTGAAGAATCAATGGTTAGTGAATCTGCTTATCAAGAAAGTCAAAAAGAAAATACGTTTATAGAAAAAGAACCTATATATGGAAATAATAAGACTAAGCAACAAGAGGAAGTATTAAGAAAAAAATTAATTGATTTTAACCCGCTGCAAATTTTGGTTCTTTTATCATTTGTTATAATTTTTATTTTTCTTAGTCTGTTTCTATATTCTCGCAATAATAGTCAAGTTAAAGTTACTAATTTATCTGCAAAACAAATTGAAAATGAAGTTGGAGATTCTGAACCATTGCCAAATTCTTTAGTTGAATCAAATATTCCCGTTTTAAAAGAAACTGATAAAGTAACAAAAGCGCAGCCTCAGACTAAAACTTCAACTGAAGAAGATGCAAGTAAATCAACCCCTAACTTAACACCTCAATCAATAAATAGTGCTGAAAAAAATAAAGTAGCTTTAGATATTGAAAGAATAGCAAAATTGAATATTGCTGGAAAAGTGAATTTAGTTGTAGAGGCTGATGGACAACAAATTTTTTCTGGAGTCCATTCAGCCGGTGTCTTAGATATTCCTTTTAAAACAAAAGCTGAAATTGTTATCTCAGACTCCTCGAAAGTCAGTTTGATTTATGAAGGTATTAATCATGGGGTCATGGGATATGCTGGTAGAAAAAGAAAAATCTTATTAAATGCCAAGCCCTATGTTGAATAG
- the ligA gene encoding NAD-dependent DNA ligase LigA: MVKNSSKNRYVEELASKILQHKKLYYLGKSSISDIEYDALENELKKLAPNHPILSFVGYQFDEISNKVSHEVPMLSLAKTYSVDDLYDFIQKSFCVAMDKIDGMALSLEYDFSGKLFRASTRGNGKAGENVTEHICHITNIPKILNISSKDTNYKFEIRGEVYFPLSDFNGFSDRFDSFRNAVPGTLGRKEVEEALDVLRVLRFCVYDVLIFKNNNPLSAKEFFTYINKNNNYLDKIKYSQELGFTDNTNILEKIDQINNVNELQEYITTWYKKDRNYQIDGIVFRYGDEILWENFGNTAHHPRGSIAFKQAGETAETEILAIEENVGRSGKITFRAKLKTVELSGAKISYATLHNAEFIEEGNYAVGAKVEIIRSGEVIPAIIRLIEPASRAFNLPEFCKCGSKLTRQGPDLMCLDNPVCNFKDQESLVYFVSALDIMGVSDKIVLKIRDAGLVQEPADFYKLTEEDLLQIEGFAKKSSENVVKAIQNARKIPLAKFLTSLGLKRGGAVKCQEVARKFESLENVLKIDAEDLKVEKGWADKSAEDFIESLKNKRKIIINLLKYVEVLNDESNKKISNQNSHPFFGKNICITGSLSRPRDEYKFMLENVGAKLVSSVSSKTDLLVCNESSSSNKYKDAIKFGIKIITEEEFLRNFN, encoded by the coding sequence ATGGTTAAAAATTCAAGTAAAAATAGATATGTTGAAGAATTAGCTTCAAAAATTTTACAACATAAAAAGTTATATTATTTAGGAAAAAGTTCAATATCTGATATTGAGTATGATGCCTTAGAAAATGAATTAAAAAAACTTGCTCCAAATCATCCCATTTTATCATTTGTTGGGTATCAATTTGATGAAATATCTAATAAAGTTTCCCATGAAGTTCCTATGCTTTCTCTAGCAAAAACTTATTCTGTAGATGATTTATATGATTTTATACAAAAAAGTTTTTGTGTGGCGATGGATAAAATAGATGGTATGGCATTGTCGCTTGAATATGATTTTTCTGGAAAATTATTTCGGGCTTCAACAAGAGGAAATGGTAAGGCTGGGGAAAATGTAACAGAGCATATTTGTCACATAACTAATATTCCAAAAATATTAAATATTTCTAGTAAAGATACGAATTATAAATTTGAGATTAGGGGTGAAGTGTATTTTCCTCTCTCAGATTTTAATGGATTTAGTGATAGGTTTGATAGTTTTCGCAATGCAGTGCCAGGGACACTTGGTAGAAAAGAAGTTGAAGAAGCTCTTGATGTTTTAAGAGTGCTGCGTTTTTGTGTTTATGATGTATTAATTTTTAAAAATAATAATCCTTTAAGTGCAAAAGAATTTTTTACTTATATAAATAAAAATAATAACTATTTAGATAAAATAAAATATAGTCAAGAATTAGGATTTACAGATAATACAAATATCCTTGAAAAAATTGATCAAATAAATAACGTAAATGAATTACAAGAATATATAACTACATGGTACAAAAAGGATAGAAATTATCAGATTGATGGTATTGTTTTTCGATATGGTGATGAAATTTTATGGGAAAACTTTGGTAACACTGCGCATCATCCAAGAGGGAGTATTGCTTTTAAACAGGCAGGCGAAACCGCTGAAACAGAAATTCTAGCTATTGAAGAAAATGTTGGGCGAAGTGGGAAAATTACATTCAGAGCAAAACTAAAAACTGTTGAATTGTCTGGAGCGAAAATTTCATATGCAACACTTCATAATGCTGAATTTATTGAAGAAGGGAATTATGCAGTAGGTGCAAAAGTAGAAATTATTCGTAGCGGAGAAGTTATACCTGCTATAATTCGGTTGATAGAGCCAGCTTCGAGAGCTTTTAATTTACCAGAATTTTGTAAATGTGGTTCTAAATTAACTAGACAAGGCCCTGATCTAATGTGCCTCGATAATCCTGTCTGTAATTTTAAAGATCAAGAAAGTCTAGTTTATTTTGTATCTGCGTTAGATATCATGGGAGTTTCAGATAAAATAGTTTTAAAAATCAGAGATGCTGGTTTAGTTCAAGAACCTGCAGATTTTTATAAATTAACAGAAGAAGATCTTCTTCAAATTGAAGGATTTGCAAAAAAATCTTCTGAAAATGTTGTTAAGGCAATACAAAATGCTAGAAAAATTCCTTTAGCTAAATTTCTTACCTCTTTAGGTTTAAAACGTGGTGGAGCTGTTAAATGTCAAGAAGTAGCTAGAAAATTTGAATCTTTAGAAAATGTCTTAAAAATTGACGCAGAAGATTTAAAAGTTGAAAAAGGCTGGGCAGATAAATCTGCGGAAGATTTTATAGAATCTTTAAAAAATAAACGGAAAATCATTATTAACTTACTAAAATATGTTGAAGTATTGAATGATGAGTCGAATAAAAAAATAAGTAATCAAAATTCTCACCCATTTTTTGGGAAAAACATTTGCATTACAGGGAGTTTATCAAGACCAAGAGATGAATATAAATTTATGCTTGAAAATGTTGGAGCAAAATTAGTTTCATCAGTTAGTTCCAAAACAGATCTTTTAGTTTGTAATGAAAGTTCAAGTTCAAATAAATATAAAGACGCTATAAAATTTGGAATTAAAATTATAACAGAAGAAGAATTTTTAAGGAATTTTAATTGA
- a CDS encoding ComEC/Rec2 family competence protein, with the protein MLNFSLLIQSFIYTIICYLFTFCLIFFFQEIIHYESYFKNILDFSDILKNKSISIVANMQEKDLALNFLANIRKLTYHDKLAFEYSGLIHLLAISGSQVSPITNFLVSEIKYILYLIRRKNSNPLKLMNSLYQINIILSIIISFTISSLFGWSGALIRVLSISYVSKINFSSYLFSIVFSIFPKILLPTFKNCILLIFFSFIFGNLLLNFSFILSLIGVLSLKLIGRINNIINCKIFFNHIISTILTSFFIGVILFPFSNCNIFSSCLSNLIATPLVCFIITPLTFLVLIFPEGNIFSSYLIYFYDISLGIFKNIALIFSDNNLLHINKSKESIFSLQGLFYLNSILILLISTNDIIKNNNIFQTRGKFISIKIP; encoded by the coding sequence ATGCTTAATTTTTCATTATTAATACAATCGTTTATTTATACCATAATTTGTTACTTGTTTACATTTTGTCTTATTTTTTTCTTTCAAGAGATTATTCATTATGAGAGTTATTTTAAGAATATTCTAGATTTTTCAGATATTTTAAAAAACAAATCAATTTCTATAGTAGCAAATATGCAAGAAAAAGATCTTGCTTTAAATTTTTTAGCAAATATAAGAAAACTTACATATCATGATAAACTCGCTTTTGAATATTCAGGTTTAATTCATTTACTAGCTATATCAGGTAGTCAAGTATCTCCTATTACAAATTTTTTGGTGTCAGAAATAAAATATATTTTATACTTAATAAGACGTAAAAATAGTAACCCTTTAAAATTGATGAATTCTCTTTATCAAATTAATATCATCTTATCTATAATAATTTCTTTTACTATTTCATCTCTTTTTGGCTGGTCAGGAGCTCTAATTAGAGTCCTTTCTATTAGCTATGTAAGCAAAATAAATTTTTCTTCATATTTATTTTCAATTGTCTTTTCTATTTTTCCAAAAATCCTTTTGCCGACTTTTAAAAACTGTATTTTATTGATATTTTTTTCATTTATTTTTGGAAATTTACTTCTTAATTTTTCTTTTATTCTCTCACTAATAGGAGTTCTATCACTAAAACTAATTGGAAGAATAAATAATATTATAAATTGTAAAATTTTTTTTAACCATATAATTAGTACAATTTTAACTTCTTTTTTTATTGGAGTTATTTTGTTTCCTTTTTCAAACTGTAATATTTTTTCTTCATGCTTATCGAATTTAATTGCAACTCCTCTTGTTTGCTTTATAATTACACCTTTAACATTTTTAGTTTTAATTTTTCCTGAGGGCAATATTTTTTCTTCATATTTAATTTATTTTTATGATATTTCATTAGGAATTTTTAAAAATATAGCATTAATTTTTTCTGATAATAATTTACTACATATAAATAAAAGCAAAGAAAGTATATTTTCTTTGCAAGGACTATTTTATTTAAACTCAATACTAATTTTACTTATTTCAACCAACGATATTATTAAAAATAACAATATTTTTCAAACAAGAGGTAAATTTATATCAATTAAAATTCCTTAA